Proteins from a genomic interval of Deltaproteobacteria bacterium:
- a CDS encoding DUF4416 family protein, whose product MEILAYRSNLMIVLFYREVELLPQLREILLRRWGLPHFESETQIVQTPSAFQQEMGSPLSKNVFSFPKLIEPSEFVLIKNACITLEEKFCERGLRKINLDVWSLDDSKWVYYARKSLPHRLYHSNGIHQDLQLLFLKEKLQVLPWSFTEVKNHSYEEDLLQIRNLYLEKLKELKQILVPPSISSFK is encoded by the coding sequence GTGGAAATCTTAGCCTATCGTAGTAATTTGATGATTGTCCTTTTTTACCGCGAAGTGGAACTGCTGCCTCAGTTGCGTGAAATTTTGCTGCGTCGTTGGGGCTTGCCCCACTTTGAAAGTGAGACCCAAATAGTTCAAACTCCCTCTGCCTTTCAGCAAGAAATGGGTTCCCCGCTCTCGAAAAATGTATTCTCTTTTCCAAAATTAATAGAGCCCAGCGAATTTGTCTTAATCAAGAATGCCTGCATTACCCTAGAGGAAAAATTTTGCGAGCGAGGACTAAGAAAAATAAATTTAGATGTCTGGTCTTTAGACGATTCTAAATGGGTCTACTATGCACGAAAATCCTTGCCCCATCGATTGTATCATTCCAATGGTATTCACCAGGATTTGCAACTCTTGTTTCTAAAAGAAAAACTCCAGGTTTTGCCCTGGAGTTTTACGGAAGTAAAAAATCATTCCTATGAAGAAGATCTACTGCAAATTCGAAATTTATATCTGGAAAAATTAAAAGAACTGAAACAAATTTTAGTACCCCCTTCTATTTCGAGTTTTAAATAA